The following proteins are encoded in a genomic region of Rattus rattus isolate New Zealand chromosome 2, Rrattus_CSIRO_v1, whole genome shotgun sequence:
- the Upk1a gene encoding uroplakin-1a yields the protein MASTATEGEKGSPVVVGLLVVGNIIILLSGLALFAETVWVTADQYRVYPLMGVSGKDDVFAGAWIAIFCGFSFFVVASFGVGAALCRRRYMILTYLLLMLIVYIFECASCITSYTHRDYMVSNPSLITKQMLTFYSADTDQGQELTRLWDRIMIEQECCGTSGPMDWVNYTSAFRAATPEVVFPWPPLCCRRTGNFIPINEDGCRVGHMDYLFTKGCFEHIGHAIDSYTWGISWFGFAILMWTLPVMMIAMYFYTTL from the exons ATGGCTTCTACAgcgacagagggagagaaggggtcTCCTGTAGTCGTGGGGCTGCTGGTCGTGGGCAACATCATTATTCTG CTGTCAGGCCTGGCCCTGTTTGCGGAGACAGTGTGGGTGACGGCTGACCAGTACCGTGTGTACCCACTGATGGGCGTCTCAGGCAAGGACGACGTCTTCGCCGGCGCCTGGATCGCCATCTTCTGCGGCTTCTCCTTCTTCGTGGTGGCCAGCTTTGGTGTAGGAGCTGCGCTCTGTCGTCGTCGGTACATGATCCTCACG TACCTGCTGCTGATGCTTATAGTCTACATCTTCGAGTGTGCCTCCTGCATCACATCCTACACCCACCGCGACTAC aTGGTGTCCAACCCATCCCTGATAACCAAGCAAATGTTGACCTTCTACAGTGCGGACACCGACCAGGGCCAGGAGCTAACCCGCCTCTGGGACCGGATCATGATTGAG CAAGAGTGCTGCGGCACATCTGGCCCCATGGACTGGGTGAATTACACATCAGCCTTCAGGGCAGCCACCCCGGAAGTGGTGTTCCCGTGGCCCCCACTGTGCTGTCGCCGGACTGGGAACTTTATTCCCATCAATGAAGATGGCTGCCGAGTAGGCCACATGGACTACCTGTTTACCAAG GGTTGCTTCGAGCACATCGGCCATGCCATTGACAGCTACACGTGGGGCATATCGTGGTTTGGCTTTGCAATCTTGATGTGGACT CTCCCTGTGATGATGATAGCCATGTATTTCTACACCACTCTCTGA
- the Zbtb32 gene encoding zinc finger and BTB domain-containing protein 32 isoform X1 codes for MPQTPTRLISPYGSDRLVQLAARLRPALCDTLITVGGQEFLAHSLVLAGASPRLGCRGRWALVEGISPSTFAQLLTFVYGESVELQPGELGNLEEAARALGVQALEEACKRAQAGKNHEDGLDPGWKGHQQSEFMRSSERGLGAPAERQTPEKESSSEREQETPEEHRAPGESPEMAGGRARMRGSEEALSPASMGYSGAETKQAEVMRGRASHRGSEESLRGCSSPLSPPGSLLTSLIPRPWWAEAPWLGEGQPALWSILLWPSRYGAPFSHSTPITAAWQVWPQDQRIPLTLNHCKGLWSENQLASSSPTPGSFPQGTEKLSPWEAEESGQGYTGTLATCVSQERTLNCPSHQHPPLPSPARSRPYSCSVCGKRFSLKHQMETHYRVHTGEKPFSCSLCPQRSRDFSAMTKHLRTHGAAPYRCPLCRAGCPSLASMQAHMRGHSPSRLPPGWTIRSTFLYSSSRPTRASISPGSPTSSAAT; via the exons ATGCCCCAGACCCCCACAAGACTAATCAGCCCCTATGGCTCTGATAGGTTGGTACAGTTGGCTGCTAGGCTCAGGCCAGCACTGTGCGATACCTTGATCACTGTAGGGGGCCAGGAGTTCCTGGCCCACAGCCTAGTGCTGGCGGGTGCAAGCCCAAGGCTGGGTTGCAGGGGCCGGTGGGCTCTGGTTGAAGGCATAAGCCCTTCCACCTTTGCTCAGCTTCTGACCTTTGTGTATGGCGAGAGTGTAGAGCTACAGCCTGGGGAGCTGGGGAACCTGGAAGAGGCAGCCCGAGCCTTGGGGGTACAGGCCTTGGAAGAGGCGTGCAAGAGAGCTCAAGCGGGCAAGAACCACGAAGATGGGCTGGATCCAGGATGGAAGGGGCACCAGCAGTCAGAGTTCATGAGGAGCTCTGAGAGAGGCCTGGGGGCTCCTGCAGAGAGACAGACGCCGGAGAAGGAGTCTAGTagtgagagagaacaggagacacCAGAGGAGCACAGAGCACCTGGAGAGAGCCCTGAGATGGCAGGAGGACGAGCTAGGATGAGGGGCTCAGAGGAGGCACTCAGTCCAGCCTCCATGGGCTACAGCGGAGCAGAAACGAAGCAAGCAGAGGTCATGCGAGGTAGAGCGAGTCACAGGGGCTCTGAGGAGAGTCTTCGTGGGTGCTCTAGTCCCCTTTCCCCACCAGGTTCCCTCCTAACTAGCCTCATTCCCAGGCCCTGGTGGGCTGAAGCCCCTTGGTTGGGGGAGGGCCAACCTGCCCTATGGAGCATCTTGTTGTGGCCGTCCAGATATGGCGCTCCTTTCTCCCATAGTACCCCCATCACTGCGGCCTGGCAGGTCTGGCCTCAAGATCAGAG GATCCCACTGACCTTGAACCACTGCAAAGGTCTCTGGAGTGAGAATCAGCTGGCTTCCTCTAGCCCCACTCCAG GATCTTTTCCTCAGGGCACTGAAAAActtagcccttgggaggcagaagagtcTGGGCAAGGGTACACAG GCACTCTGGCAACCTGTGTGAGTCAAGAACGCACGTTGAACTGCCCATCTCACCAGCACCCTCCTTTACCCTCTCCTGCTCGCTCTCGGCCCTATTCTTGCTCTGTCTGTGGAAAGAGGTTTTCACTCAAGCATCAGATGGAGACACATTACCGAGTCCACACAG GAGAGAAGCCCTTCTCCTGTAGCCTCTGTCCTCAGCGCTCCCGGGATTTCTCTGCCATGACCAAGCACCTGAGGACACATGGGGCTGCTCCCTATCGCTGCCCTCTGTGCAGGGCTGGCTGTCCTAGCCTGGCCTCTATGCAGGCGCACATGCGTGGCCACTCGCCCAGCCGGCTGCCGCCCGGATGGACCATACGCTCCAccttcctctactcttcctcGAGGCCGACACGGGCCTCCATCTCTCCTGGTAGTCCTACATCCTCTGCTGCCACCTGA
- the Zbtb32 gene encoding zinc finger and BTB domain-containing protein 32 isoform X2, whose product MPQTPTRLISPYGSDRLVQLAARLRPALCDTLITVGGQEFLAHSLVLAGASPRLGCRGRWALVEGISPSTFAQLLTFVYGESVELQPGELGNLEEAARALGVQALEEACKRAQAGKNHEDGLDPGWKGHQQSEFMRSSERGLGAPAERQTPEKESSSEREQETPEEHRAPGESPEMAGGRARMRGSEEVMRGRASHRGSEESLRGCSSPLSPPGSLLTSLIPRPWWAEAPWLGEGQPALWSILLWPSRYGAPFSHSTPITAAWQVWPQDQRIPLTLNHCKGLWSENQLASSSPTPGSFPQGTEKLSPWEAEESGQGYTGTLATCVSQERTLNCPSHQHPPLPSPARSRPYSCSVCGKRFSLKHQMETHYRVHTGEKPFSCSLCPQRSRDFSAMTKHLRTHGAAPYRCPLCRAGCPSLASMQAHMRGHSPSRLPPGWTIRSTFLYSSSRPTRASISPGSPTSSAAT is encoded by the exons ATGCCCCAGACCCCCACAAGACTAATCAGCCCCTATGGCTCTGATAGGTTGGTACAGTTGGCTGCTAGGCTCAGGCCAGCACTGTGCGATACCTTGATCACTGTAGGGGGCCAGGAGTTCCTGGCCCACAGCCTAGTGCTGGCGGGTGCAAGCCCAAGGCTGGGTTGCAGGGGCCGGTGGGCTCTGGTTGAAGGCATAAGCCCTTCCACCTTTGCTCAGCTTCTGACCTTTGTGTATGGCGAGAGTGTAGAGCTACAGCCTGGGGAGCTGGGGAACCTGGAAGAGGCAGCCCGAGCCTTGGGGGTACAGGCCTTGGAAGAGGCGTGCAAGAGAGCTCAAGCGGGCAAGAACCACGAAGATGGGCTGGATCCAGGATGGAAGGGGCACCAGCAGTCAGAGTTCATGAGGAGCTCTGAGAGAGGCCTGGGGGCTCCTGCAGAGAGACAGACGCCGGAGAAGGAGTCTAGTagtgagagagaacaggagacacCAGAGGAGCACAGAGCACCTGGAGAGAGCCCTGAGATGGCAGGAGGACGAGCTAGGATGAGGGGCTCAGAGGAG GTCATGCGAGGTAGAGCGAGTCACAGGGGCTCTGAGGAGAGTCTTCGTGGGTGCTCTAGTCCCCTTTCCCCACCAGGTTCCCTCCTAACTAGCCTCATTCCCAGGCCCTGGTGGGCTGAAGCCCCTTGGTTGGGGGAGGGCCAACCTGCCCTATGGAGCATCTTGTTGTGGCCGTCCAGATATGGCGCTCCTTTCTCCCATAGTACCCCCATCACTGCGGCCTGGCAGGTCTGGCCTCAAGATCAGAG GATCCCACTGACCTTGAACCACTGCAAAGGTCTCTGGAGTGAGAATCAGCTGGCTTCCTCTAGCCCCACTCCAG GATCTTTTCCTCAGGGCACTGAAAAActtagcccttgggaggcagaagagtcTGGGCAAGGGTACACAG GCACTCTGGCAACCTGTGTGAGTCAAGAACGCACGTTGAACTGCCCATCTCACCAGCACCCTCCTTTACCCTCTCCTGCTCGCTCTCGGCCCTATTCTTGCTCTGTCTGTGGAAAGAGGTTTTCACTCAAGCATCAGATGGAGACACATTACCGAGTCCACACAG GAGAGAAGCCCTTCTCCTGTAGCCTCTGTCCTCAGCGCTCCCGGGATTTCTCTGCCATGACCAAGCACCTGAGGACACATGGGGCTGCTCCCTATCGCTGCCCTCTGTGCAGGGCTGGCTGTCCTAGCCTGGCCTCTATGCAGGCGCACATGCGTGGCCACTCGCCCAGCCGGCTGCCGCCCGGATGGACCATACGCTCCAccttcctctactcttcctcGAGGCCGACACGGGCCTCCATCTCTCCTGGTAGTCCTACATCCTCTGCTGCCACCTGA